One window of Eriocheir sinensis breed Jianghai 21 unplaced genomic scaffold, ASM2467909v1 Scaffold1283, whole genome shotgun sequence genomic DNA carries:
- the LOC126989741 gene encoding uncharacterized protein LOC126989741, with product MRRVFQRCSNSRFIGHTLSPAKMSCQVVGLHPYTSHWFLLLPHYKDVPSMPSSLQSLDETLHTLTCVLARHVYALGLSSLPLERVGERRLVRRGFTKRSGLDVSAECCLPDSEVG from the exons ATGAGGAGAGTGTTCCAACGCTGCTCCAACTCAAGGTTCATAGGCCACACGCTGAGCCCTGCCAAGATGTCCTGCCAGGTGGTCGGCCTCCACCCCTACACCTCCCACTGGTTCCTCCTGCTGCCCCACTACAAGGATGTGCCAAGTATGCCCTCCAGCCTGCAGTCCTTGGATG AAACCCTCCACACTCTGACCTGTGTGTTGGCCCGCCATGTGTACGCCCTCGGCCTCAGCAGTCTGCCGCTGGAGCGCGTCGGTGAACGGCGACTCGTCAGGAGGGGCTTCACCAAGCGCTCCGGCCTGGATGTTAGTGCTGAGTGTTGCCTCCCAGATAGTGAAGTCGGTTAG